A section of the Streptomyces sp. SCL15-4 genome encodes:
- a CDS encoding helix-turn-helix transcriptional regulator — protein MPLDPMPDWVLTRRREIGARIRAARHHAGLTQIQLGDRIGRDNRTIHRWEYAQRVPTLEDLLLLADALGVRPSDLFGDDAAR, from the coding sequence GTGCCACTCGACCCGATGCCCGACTGGGTGCTCACCCGCCGCCGGGAGATCGGGGCACGCATCCGAGCAGCGCGCCACCACGCCGGCCTCACCCAGATACAGCTCGGTGACCGCATCGGCCGAGACAACCGGACCATCCACCGCTGGGAGTACGCGCAGCGCGTCCCCACGCTGGAAGACCTGCTGCTCCTCGCCGATGCCTTAGGGGTCCGCCCGAGCGACCTCTTCGGTGACGACGCTGCGAGATAG
- a CDS encoding DEAD/DEAH box helicase, whose product MSFTPRPYQLDAIEALRQGWAAGQQRLAVVLPTGAGKTVIFSHLAHQMLDSLDGRRVLVIAHREELIEQAASKLLSVDPMLRVGIVKAQRDDHADADVIVASVQTLAVPRRREAIRDIGLIIVDECHHAAAPTYMEVLRHFGAWDGGVPVAGFTATMARADGGLAEVWQDVVYRLDILDMISDGYLCDVRGKAIRVDTLDLNKVKTRGGDLVDGQLGKALEDSGALEAIAKAYVDHAADRAGVVFTPTVATAQAAAESLRAVGITAAPVWGDMGRDERRAALARYGAGDVQVLTNCMVLTEGFDAPHTSCIVVARPTKSAGLYVQMVGRGLRPAPGKRDALLLDVMGAATRHKLASMVDLTERDIGQATAGKSLRQIAEEHAATERRRALAARVEAEEINLFGESAIRWLRTEAGTWFIPLTGAMFLFLVRDGARLYRMRRWTQTDGVQPPRDDIARPLPEALAWLEQQAKVLAPGAFVARQTRWRQGKPTDKQCALARRLGIRVPPGSTAGDVADLIDQERVGRVLGQLILPAA is encoded by the coding sequence ATGTCCTTCACACCACGCCCGTACCAGCTCGACGCCATCGAGGCGCTACGCCAGGGCTGGGCCGCCGGCCAGCAGCGCCTGGCCGTCGTCCTGCCGACCGGCGCCGGCAAGACCGTCATCTTCTCCCACCTGGCGCACCAGATGCTCGACAGCCTCGACGGCCGCCGCGTCCTGGTGATCGCCCACCGGGAGGAGCTGATCGAGCAGGCCGCTTCCAAGCTGCTCTCGGTCGACCCGATGCTGCGGGTCGGCATCGTCAAGGCCCAGCGCGACGACCACGCGGACGCCGACGTGATCGTGGCCAGCGTCCAGACCCTGGCCGTGCCCCGCCGGCGGGAGGCCATCCGGGACATCGGCCTGATCATCGTGGACGAGTGCCACCACGCCGCCGCCCCGACCTACATGGAGGTCCTGAGGCACTTCGGCGCCTGGGACGGCGGTGTGCCGGTGGCTGGCTTCACCGCCACCATGGCCCGCGCAGACGGCGGCTTGGCCGAGGTCTGGCAGGACGTCGTGTACCGCCTGGACATCCTCGACATGATCAGCGACGGCTACCTGTGCGACGTCCGGGGCAAGGCGATCAGGGTCGATACCCTCGACCTCAACAAGGTGAAGACCAGGGGCGGCGACCTAGTCGACGGACAGCTGGGCAAAGCGCTGGAGGACTCCGGCGCGCTGGAGGCCATCGCCAAGGCCTACGTCGACCACGCCGCCGACCGGGCCGGCGTCGTCTTCACCCCGACCGTGGCCACCGCCCAGGCCGCCGCCGAGTCGCTACGCGCGGTCGGCATCACCGCGGCCCCGGTGTGGGGCGACATGGGCCGCGACGAGCGGCGCGCGGCCCTCGCCCGGTACGGGGCCGGCGACGTCCAGGTGCTCACCAACTGCATGGTCTTGACGGAGGGCTTCGACGCGCCCCACACCTCGTGCATCGTCGTCGCCCGGCCGACGAAGAGCGCCGGTCTGTACGTGCAGATGGTCGGCCGCGGCCTGCGCCCGGCGCCCGGGAAGCGCGACGCGCTGCTCCTGGACGTCATGGGCGCGGCGACCCGCCACAAGCTCGCCTCAATGGTCGACCTCACCGAGCGGGACATCGGCCAGGCGACGGCCGGAAAGAGCCTGCGGCAGATCGCCGAGGAGCACGCGGCCACCGAGCGGCGGCGCGCGCTCGCCGCGCGGGTCGAGGCCGAGGAGATCAACCTCTTCGGCGAGTCGGCGATCCGATGGCTGCGCACCGAGGCCGGCACGTGGTTCATCCCGCTGACCGGCGCCATGTTCCTGTTCCTTGTCCGGGACGGTGCCCGGCTGTACCGGATGCGCCGCTGGACGCAGACGGACGGCGTGCAGCCGCCCCGGGACGACATCGCCCGGCCGCTGCCCGAGGCGCTGGCGTGGCTGGAGCAGCAGGCCAAGGTGCTTGCCCCCGGCGCGTTCGTCGCCCGGCAGACCCGCTGGCGTCAGGGCAAGCCCACGGACAAGCAGTGCGCGCTGGCCCGTCGCCTCGGCATCCGGGTACCGCCCGGCAGCACCGCCGGCGACGTCGCCGACCTCATCGACCAGGAGCGCGTCGGCCGCGTCCTGGGCCAGTTGATCCTTCCCGCCGCGTAG
- a CDS encoding terminase, producing the protein MTSAGQEAIDLARKAGLKLDPWQQHVLRVGMGERPDGSWASFEVAVNVPRQNGKGGIIEARELWGLFIGGENLILHSAHEFKTAKNAFRRIERLIRGCADLHKRVKRYWQTTGEESIELHDGRMLRFIARSKGSGRGFSGDCNVMDEDMILGDNEMDALLPTMAAIEDPQIWYLGSAGIGAPSVQLGRLRRRALAAIEAGTPDPSLAYFEWSANLHVKECPKDCDQHDDPASDEAVLKSNPAVGFRLTLAKVANERATLSKEGYARERLGVGDYPSDEADTWQVIGREAWEALADSDSQPEDPVAFAIDVTPERSHASICVAGRFGESVHVEVVDNRPGTDWVAQRARDLTEKWKPRCWVIDPGSPAGALIRDVTDALKVDPDEEVEDEEEPQLLAPIVQTKTRDVVQAVGQFYDAVAAGRISHLDQAPLATALAGARKRELGEAWAWARRGVGVDITPLAGVTLARWGVFVEIEEPEEEVEPWADYG; encoded by the coding sequence GTGACAAGCGCAGGGCAGGAGGCCATTGACCTCGCGCGCAAGGCGGGCTTGAAGCTGGACCCGTGGCAGCAGCATGTGCTGCGCGTGGGCATGGGGGAGAGGCCGGACGGCAGTTGGGCGTCGTTCGAGGTGGCGGTGAACGTGCCGAGGCAGAACGGCAAGGGCGGGATCATCGAGGCTCGGGAGCTGTGGGGCCTGTTCATCGGCGGCGAGAACCTGATCCTGCACTCGGCGCACGAGTTCAAGACCGCGAAGAACGCCTTCCGACGGATCGAGCGCCTCATTCGTGGGTGCGCTGACCTGCACAAACGTGTCAAGCGGTACTGGCAGACCACGGGCGAGGAGAGCATCGAGCTGCACGACGGCCGCATGCTCCGCTTCATCGCCCGGTCCAAGGGCTCCGGCCGAGGCTTCAGCGGCGACTGCAACGTGATGGATGAGGACATGATCCTCGGCGACAACGAGATGGACGCGCTGCTCCCGACGATGGCCGCCATCGAGGACCCGCAGATCTGGTACCTCGGCAGTGCCGGGATCGGGGCTCCGTCCGTGCAGCTCGGCCGGCTGCGGCGCCGGGCGCTGGCCGCGATCGAGGCCGGCACGCCGGACCCGTCGCTGGCGTACTTCGAGTGGTCCGCGAACCTGCACGTCAAGGAGTGCCCGAAGGACTGCGACCAGCACGACGATCCGGCCTCCGACGAGGCTGTGCTGAAGTCCAACCCCGCCGTCGGCTTCCGGCTGACCCTGGCGAAGGTGGCGAACGAGCGGGCCACGCTGAGTAAGGAGGGTTACGCCAGGGAGCGGCTCGGCGTCGGCGACTACCCGTCCGACGAGGCCGACACCTGGCAGGTCATCGGCCGTGAGGCGTGGGAAGCCCTGGCGGACAGCGACAGCCAGCCGGAGGACCCGGTGGCGTTCGCGATCGACGTCACCCCGGAGCGCTCGCACGCGAGCATCTGCGTGGCCGGCCGATTCGGTGAGTCCGTGCACGTTGAGGTCGTGGACAACCGACCCGGTACGGACTGGGTGGCCCAGCGCGCGCGGGACCTGACGGAGAAGTGGAAGCCGCGCTGCTGGGTCATCGACCCGGGCAGCCCGGCCGGCGCCCTCATCCGGGACGTCACGGACGCACTGAAGGTCGACCCGGACGAAGAGGTCGAGGACGAGGAAGAGCCGCAGCTGCTGGCCCCGATCGTGCAGACGAAGACCCGGGATGTCGTCCAGGCCGTCGGCCAGTTCTACGACGCCGTCGCAGCCGGCCGCATCTCGCACCTGGACCAGGCGCCTCTGGCGACAGCGCTGGCGGGCGCCAGGAAGCGGGAGCTGGGTGAGGCGTGGGCGTGGGCGCGCCGCGGCGTGGGCGTGGACATCACGCCGCTGGCGGGCGTGACGCTGGCGCGCTGGGGCGTCTTCGTGGAGATCGAGGAGCCGGAGGAGGAGGTGGAACCGTGGGCCGACTACGGCTGA
- a CDS encoding peptidoglycan-binding protein, whose protein sequence is MRLVTRKALGWPASAAPLQATTRGVKVHYEGTPVSRTLLTDHAACIAEWQAIRRSHLANTKENYSDIAYNYGACPHGYLLEGRGIGRRTGANGNQPLNIAHYAIVGLVGDEGLTEPTDEMLGAIRDGIELLRAHGAEDEILGHRDGYATECPGGPLYAWVKKGAPCPAGTGGGPAPAPRYEPFPGAQLFMAGSKPAIGRSSKIFTAMGKRLIARGFGRYYRVGAGPTLGEADVKAYEAYQRSLGYSGADARWPPGPTSWAKLHVPNV, encoded by the coding sequence ATGAGACTCGTCACCCGCAAGGCGCTGGGCTGGCCGGCGTCGGCCGCCCCGCTCCAGGCGACCACCCGCGGCGTGAAGGTCCACTACGAGGGCACGCCGGTCAGCCGGACCCTGCTGACCGACCACGCCGCGTGCATCGCGGAGTGGCAGGCGATCCGCCGCTCCCACCTGGCGAACACCAAGGAGAACTACTCCGACATCGCCTACAACTACGGGGCCTGCCCGCACGGCTATCTCCTCGAGGGCCGCGGCATCGGCCGGCGGACCGGCGCCAACGGCAACCAGCCGCTGAACATCGCGCACTACGCGATCGTCGGCCTGGTCGGCGACGAGGGCCTGACCGAGCCGACCGACGAGATGCTCGGCGCGATCCGCGACGGCATCGAGCTGCTGCGCGCACACGGCGCCGAGGACGAGATCCTGGGCCACCGCGACGGGTACGCGACCGAGTGCCCGGGCGGCCCGCTGTACGCGTGGGTGAAGAAGGGTGCGCCCTGTCCGGCCGGGACCGGCGGCGGCCCCGCCCCGGCGCCGAGGTACGAGCCGTTCCCGGGCGCCCAACTGTTCATGGCCGGGAGCAAGCCCGCCATCGGCCGCTCCTCGAAGATCTTCACCGCGATGGGGAAGCGGCTCATCGCGCGCGGCTTCGGCCGGTACTACCGGGTCGGTGCCGGGCCCACGCTCGGAGAGGCCGACGTCAAGGCGTACGAGGCGTACCAGCGGTCCCTCGGCTACAGCGGCGCGGACGCCCGGTGGCCGCCCGGCCCCACGTCCTGGGCCAAGCTCCACGTCCCCAACGTCTGA
- a CDS encoding helix-turn-helix transcriptional regulator — MDEMTKRLGEALQAAREGRRPKLTQPEAARQLGVGRSTVQNIEAGRFSKISQTVRQYAALLGWPDGAVERVAAGGSVQGETEVKEEARAGEPLLPPAVEYELRTNETLDSTVISLGPDEDDGHVIVVLQGRKGATPDEVARIAARYRKVRRYVQSLAAEPDEVADM; from the coding sequence ATGGATGAGATGACCAAGAGGCTGGGGGAAGCGCTGCAAGCAGCGCGCGAAGGGCGCCGGCCGAAGCTCACCCAACCCGAAGCGGCAAGGCAGCTCGGCGTTGGCCGTAGCACAGTCCAGAACATCGAGGCGGGCCGGTTCAGCAAGATCAGCCAAACGGTGCGCCAGTACGCAGCCCTGCTTGGCTGGCCGGACGGCGCGGTCGAACGGGTAGCCGCCGGCGGCTCGGTCCAGGGGGAGACCGAGGTGAAGGAAGAGGCGCGCGCAGGCGAGCCGCTGCTACCGCCGGCAGTGGAGTACGAGCTACGCACGAACGAGACGCTCGACTCCACCGTGATCAGCCTCGGCCCAGACGAGGATGACGGACACGTGATCGTTGTTCTCCAGGGCCGCAAAGGCGCCACGCCGGACGAGGTGGCTCGGATCGCTGCGCGCTACCGGAAGGTCAGGCGCTACGTGCAGAGTCTCGCCGCCGAGCCGGACGAGGTTGCAGATATGTGA
- a CDS encoding helix-turn-helix domain-containing protein: MKPKGSMIRGIRQGRGLSLRKLEAQTGLNRGYLSRLERGQVREVGSEQLRRVAAALHVPEGLILDEETTP, from the coding sequence GTGAAGCCCAAGGGAAGCATGATCAGGGGCATCCGGCAGGGGCGTGGTCTGAGCCTTCGTAAGCTGGAAGCCCAAACCGGCCTGAACCGGGGATACCTGTCTCGCCTCGAACGGGGCCAGGTTCGGGAGGTCGGCTCTGAGCAGCTCCGAAGGGTGGCCGCCGCCCTCCACGTGCCGGAGGGCCTGATCCTCGACGAGGAGACGACACCGTGA
- a CDS encoding HNH endonuclease produces the protein MAGNPRNGRPYRRLVAAQRALGLPCWWCGGPIRYDITGPLAGRHRDAFTLDHAVPLSRGGDLLDPANARSAHRRCNSARGNRTDGTRQPVRSSRRW, from the coding sequence GTGGCCGGCAACCCCCGCAACGGGCGCCCCTACCGCCGCCTGGTTGCCGCACAGCGCGCCCTTGGCCTGCCCTGCTGGTGGTGCGGTGGGCCCATCCGCTACGACATCACCGGCCCTCTCGCCGGCCGCCACCGGGACGCCTTCACCCTCGACCACGCCGTCCCCCTCTCCCGAGGCGGCGACCTCCTCGATCCCGCCAACGCTCGCTCCGCGCACCGCCGCTGTAACAGCGCACGCGGCAACCGAACGGACGGCACGCGGCAGCCGGTGCGGTCCTCGCGGAGGTGGTGA
- a CDS encoding bifunctional DNA primase/polymerase, with protein sequence MTDTQPADLRAAARELHDAGLCVIPIKADGSKAPSLRSWTPYKVERSTPADHDQWFGEDRGGGIAVVYGAVSGHVELIEMEGLALREGLLDEVTEIMGASGLGEPWSAILNGWVTESPSGGRHYRVRIDGGPVPPNRRLASRLAREDEWDASERQRVAEKPNTKIRRVLIETRGEGGYGLVEPSGGAVHETGRPYVRLAGSPATIPVLDADTVDAIRDVCRMVDQMPVPEAPKTAPPPREPLPDGGLRPGEDFEARADWADILGPAGWTLITQRGATRYWRRPGKSQGASATTGHAPDRDRLFVFTTSTEFTAEVPYTKFGAYALLHHGSNHKAAAAALRKKGYGTEPTRRRLSPVPAQPQHFADGSSALDPDHAPDSGDGFEGGPQLRAVSSRPELDITNEADAIDGVLALMANGRLPDLYKRSGGPCWVYRDENDDPVVQQLRTDNLRAYLADHVSSYIVKRNPITEQLEEQRELLMPKSCSTILGRKDWPLPPLRGVVTSPVIRPDGSLLEAPGYDRATGLYLEPRVPLRRLQPQVTRESLARAKDIVLDQVLADFPWVAASDRANYLGALLTPILRAYFHGPTQMVAITATAMGSGKTLLKDIFKYCYGTADTAWPENDTELRKSITTQLYGTGSPVVVFDNLPNGFVLKTPILSALLTGEHWGDRILGATGKVTMRNDRLWLVTGNALRTGGDNGRRVLWVKLDPDCPDPDQRDGFRVGDLRPWLRDNASTLVAALVTLVRAWFAAGAPTVRVRKGDYSEWASMMAGLLNFLGVEGWMADSANTRDQDDEYQEWALFLEMWRETFGAEPVQAGAVIKSLPNHVPRKGDDPPSANQLGIWLKARAGRYFGTHKAVMVVDSHKKQNLWRVDVHGDRGTGRHES encoded by the coding sequence TTGACCGACACGCAGCCCGCCGACCTCCGGGCCGCCGCCCGCGAGCTGCACGACGCCGGCCTGTGCGTCATCCCCATCAAGGCCGACGGCAGCAAGGCACCGTCCCTGCGCTCCTGGACCCCGTACAAGGTCGAGCGCTCCACCCCCGCCGACCACGACCAGTGGTTCGGCGAGGACCGGGGGGGCGGCATCGCCGTGGTCTACGGCGCCGTCTCCGGGCATGTCGAGCTGATCGAGATGGAGGGCCTCGCCCTCCGCGAGGGTCTGCTGGACGAGGTCACGGAGATCATGGGAGCGTCCGGCCTCGGCGAGCCGTGGTCGGCAATCCTGAACGGCTGGGTGACCGAGTCCCCGTCGGGCGGCAGGCACTACCGCGTGCGCATCGACGGTGGCCCCGTGCCGCCCAACCGCAGGCTGGCCTCTCGTCTCGCACGGGAAGACGAGTGGGACGCCTCGGAGCGGCAGCGCGTCGCCGAGAAGCCGAACACGAAGATCAGGCGCGTCCTGATCGAGACGCGCGGTGAGGGCGGGTACGGCCTGGTAGAGCCGTCCGGCGGCGCAGTGCACGAAACGGGCCGTCCGTACGTTCGGCTCGCCGGGTCCCCCGCCACCATCCCCGTCCTGGACGCCGACACCGTGGACGCGATCCGGGACGTCTGCCGGATGGTCGACCAGATGCCCGTGCCCGAGGCACCGAAGACCGCACCGCCCCCTCGCGAGCCGCTGCCCGACGGCGGTCTGCGCCCCGGCGAGGATTTCGAGGCGCGAGCCGACTGGGCGGACATCCTCGGGCCGGCGGGATGGACGCTTATCACCCAGCGCGGCGCCACTCGCTACTGGCGTCGCCCTGGCAAGTCCCAGGGAGCCTCCGCAACGACCGGCCACGCCCCCGACCGGGATCGGCTGTTCGTGTTCACGACATCCACCGAGTTCACCGCTGAGGTGCCCTACACCAAGTTCGGGGCCTACGCCCTCCTCCATCATGGCTCCAACCACAAGGCCGCGGCCGCCGCCCTGCGCAAGAAGGGATACGGCACAGAGCCGACCCGTCGGCGCCTTTCCCCGGTCCCTGCCCAGCCGCAGCACTTCGCCGATGGGTCCTCCGCGCTGGACCCCGACCACGCCCCGGACTCGGGTGACGGGTTCGAGGGCGGTCCCCAGCTGCGCGCCGTCTCGTCCCGTCCCGAGCTGGACATCACCAACGAGGCCGACGCCATCGACGGCGTCTTGGCGCTCATGGCCAACGGCCGGCTGCCTGACCTCTACAAGCGCTCGGGTGGCCCGTGCTGGGTGTACCGGGACGAGAACGACGACCCGGTGGTGCAGCAGCTGCGGACGGACAACCTGCGCGCCTACCTCGCCGACCACGTCAGCAGCTACATCGTGAAGCGGAATCCGATCACCGAGCAGCTGGAGGAGCAGCGCGAGCTGCTCATGCCCAAGAGCTGCTCGACCATCCTTGGCCGGAAGGACTGGCCACTGCCTCCCCTGCGCGGGGTCGTCACCTCGCCCGTGATCCGGCCCGACGGCAGCCTCTTGGAGGCCCCGGGGTACGACCGGGCAACCGGCCTGTACCTGGAGCCGCGGGTCCCCCTCCGTCGTCTCCAGCCGCAGGTGACCCGCGAGAGTCTCGCCCGAGCGAAGGACATCGTCCTCGACCAGGTGCTCGCCGACTTCCCATGGGTGGCCGCCAGCGACCGGGCCAACTACCTGGGTGCGCTGCTCACCCCGATCCTGCGCGCGTACTTCCACGGGCCGACCCAGATGGTGGCCATCACCGCCACTGCGATGGGCAGCGGCAAGACCCTGCTCAAGGACATCTTCAAGTACTGCTACGGCACGGCGGACACGGCCTGGCCCGAGAACGACACCGAGCTGCGGAAGTCGATCACCACCCAGCTGTATGGCACCGGCAGTCCGGTCGTCGTGTTCGACAACCTGCCGAACGGCTTCGTACTGAAGACGCCGATCCTCTCCGCCCTACTTACCGGTGAGCACTGGGGTGACCGCATTCTGGGGGCCACCGGCAAGGTCACCATGCGCAACGACCGGCTGTGGCTCGTCACCGGCAACGCTCTGCGGACCGGCGGCGACAACGGCCGCCGCGTCCTCTGGGTGAAACTCGATCCCGACTGCCCCGACCCGGACCAGCGCGATGGGTTCCGCGTCGGGGACCTCCGGCCCTGGCTACGCGACAACGCGTCGACTCTGGTCGCTGCGCTGGTCACCCTCGTCCGAGCGTGGTTCGCCGCCGGGGCACCCACCGTCCGCGTCCGCAAGGGCGACTACAGCGAGTGGGCCTCCATGATGGCCGGCCTGCTCAACTTCCTCGGCGTCGAGGGGTGGATGGCCGACAGCGCCAACACCCGTGACCAGGACGACGAGTACCAGGAGTGGGCTCTCTTCCTGGAAATGTGGCGGGAGACCTTCGGCGCCGAGCCGGTCCAGGCCGGTGCCGTCATCAAGAGCCTGCCCAACCACGTGCCCCGCAAGGGCGACGATCCACCGAGCGCGAACCAGCTGGGCATCTGGCTCAAGGCCCGTGCTGGCCGCTACTTCGGCACCCACAAGGCCGTCATGGTCGTCGACAGCCACAAGAAGCAGAACCTGTGGCGAGTCGACGTCCACGGGGACCGCGGCACCGGGCGGCACGAGTCATGA
- a CDS encoding ATP-binding protein, with protein sequence MGGRHLPQVRVLPREPGAAPDARHFVVDVLKQWGLLGVLDDAALVVTELVTNAVKYTETPTVRIIVRRLPPDAVRLIVIDRRPDAWPELRTAGPLDTAGRGLAVVDAITRRWGCTRWPWEKLVWADLEVATDGGPA encoded by the coding sequence ATGGGAGGCAGGCACCTGCCGCAGGTCCGCGTACTGCCCCGGGAACCGGGCGCCGCGCCGGACGCGCGGCACTTCGTGGTCGACGTCCTGAAGCAATGGGGTCTGCTCGGCGTGCTGGACGATGCCGCGCTGGTCGTGACGGAGCTGGTGACCAACGCGGTCAAGTACACCGAGACACCGACCGTCCGGATCATCGTGCGCCGGCTGCCGCCGGACGCCGTGCGGCTCATCGTCATCGACAGGCGCCCTGACGCCTGGCCCGAACTCCGGACCGCAGGCCCCCTCGACACTGCCGGGCGCGGCCTGGCGGTCGTGGACGCCATCACCAGGCGCTGGGGCTGCACCCGCTGGCCCTGGGAGAAGCTGGTGTGGGCCGACCTGGAGGTTGCTACCGATGGGGGTCCGGCATGA
- a CDS encoding phage portal protein, protein MTSLWQRARRSRSATREIGTIDDYAAALAQSLGYGGFSALGITQSQSGQAAEKAPTDLPGYAQLFATNPVIWACMVARMAVFSAPRFTWQRLNNGVPSEMFGTTELRLLERPWAGGTTQDLLSRVIQDADLAGNSYWTEHDGDAVRMRPDWVQIVLERRRHPHGGDLGWRRYGYLYQEPGADPVFLWPEEVAHFAPVPDPLATYRGMSWLTPVIRETQNDNLMAAHKRRYFENAATPNLVVRLAREVTPEAFAKFKAKMEAGHRGVENAYKTLYLGGGADVTVVGSDFKQMDFSAVQGAGETRIASAAGVPPIIVGLSEGLKAATYSNYGQARRRFADGTIHPLWQNAAGSFAPLVTPPGSGSGAVRLWYDARHVPFLREDARDAAEIQGIESRTIRALVDAGYTPESVQQAVRASDWSLLVHTGLFSVQLQKPGSTDAPALPAPTEGGS, encoded by the coding sequence GTGACGAGTCTGTGGCAGCGCGCACGGCGGTCTCGGTCGGCCACCCGGGAGATCGGGACGATCGATGACTACGCGGCGGCTCTCGCGCAGTCGCTGGGTTACGGCGGGTTCTCGGCGTTGGGCATCACCCAGTCGCAGTCCGGGCAGGCCGCGGAGAAGGCGCCGACGGACCTGCCGGGGTACGCGCAGCTTTTCGCGACGAACCCGGTGATCTGGGCGTGCATGGTGGCCCGCATGGCGGTGTTCTCCGCGCCGCGGTTCACCTGGCAACGCCTGAACAACGGCGTCCCGTCGGAGATGTTCGGCACGACGGAACTGCGGCTGCTGGAGCGGCCCTGGGCGGGCGGGACGACACAGGACCTGCTGTCCCGGGTCATCCAGGACGCCGACCTGGCTGGCAACAGCTACTGGACGGAGCACGACGGCGACGCGGTGCGGATGCGGCCGGACTGGGTGCAGATCGTCCTGGAGCGGCGCCGGCACCCGCACGGCGGGGATCTGGGCTGGCGCCGGTACGGCTATCTGTACCAGGAGCCCGGCGCCGACCCGGTGTTCCTGTGGCCGGAGGAGGTGGCGCACTTCGCGCCGGTCCCCGACCCGCTGGCGACGTACCGCGGGATGTCCTGGCTGACCCCGGTGATCCGGGAGACGCAGAACGACAACCTCATGGCCGCGCACAAGCGGCGGTACTTCGAGAACGCGGCCACCCCGAACCTGGTGGTGCGTTTGGCCCGGGAGGTCACCCCGGAGGCGTTCGCCAAGTTCAAGGCGAAGATGGAGGCCGGGCACCGCGGGGTCGAGAACGCCTACAAGACGCTGTACCTGGGCGGCGGCGCCGACGTGACCGTGGTCGGCAGCGACTTCAAGCAGATGGACTTCAGCGCCGTCCAAGGCGCCGGCGAAACCCGCATCGCCTCGGCGGCCGGGGTGCCGCCGATCATCGTGGGTCTGTCCGAGGGCCTCAAGGCCGCCACGTACAGCAACTACGGGCAGGCCAGGAGGCGTTTCGCCGACGGGACGATCCATCCGCTGTGGCAGAACGCGGCCGGCAGCTTCGCCCCGCTGGTCACACCGCCCGGCAGCGGCTCCGGCGCGGTCCGCCTCTGGTACGACGCCCGGCACGTTCCGTTCCTGCGCGAGGACGCCCGGGACGCCGCAGAGATCCAGGGCATCGAGTCCCGCACGATCCGCGCGCTGGTCGACGCCGGCTACACCCCGGAGTCCGTCCAGCAGGCGGTACGCGCCTCGGACTGGTCCCTGCTGGTCCACACGGGCCTGTTCTCCGTCCAGCTGCAGAAACCAGGGTCCACCGACGCTCCTGCGCTGCCCGCACCGACCGAAGGGGGATCCTGA
- a CDS encoding DUF6221 family protein, with protein sequence MDEQLVRWLGEQFDVDERIARAACWDEQSDVWTVRPPQEPCERYTVVDYLGDGVVAVTPENADADGVGQHVAEWDPRRVLREIDAKRRLLELHAPGQMEYVDGDVCMVCDVRGEEPFYPCATVRLLALPYAGRPGYREEWRP encoded by the coding sequence ATGGATGAGCAGCTGGTGCGGTGGCTGGGCGAACAGTTCGACGTGGACGAGCGGATCGCGCGCGCAGCGTGCTGGGACGAGCAGTCGGACGTCTGGACCGTCCGGCCGCCCCAGGAGCCCTGCGAGCGATACACCGTCGTGGACTACCTCGGTGACGGCGTCGTGGCGGTGACCCCAGAGAACGCGGATGCCGACGGCGTGGGCCAGCACGTCGCGGAGTGGGACCCGCGCAGGGTGCTGCGCGAGATCGACGCCAAGAGGCGACTGCTGGAACTGCACGCGCCTGGCCAGATGGAATACGTGGACGGCGACGTATGCATGGTCTGCGACGTCCGGGGCGAGGAGCCGTTCTACCCCTGCGCCACGGTGCGCCTGCTCGCCCTGCCCTACGCGGGCCGGCCCGGCTACCGCGAGGAGTGGCGGCCCTGA